A section of the Paracoccaceae bacterium genome encodes:
- the aroA gene encoding 3-phosphoshikimate 1-carboxyvinyltransferase: protein MSAHGPAKPMTAHPSGPLAGTADVPGDKSISHRSLILGAMCVGETRITGLLEGDDVLDTGKAMRAFGAEVEQTGPGAWRVQGVGVGGFAEPDGVIDSGNSGTGVRLIMGAMATQPITATFTGDASLNSRPMARITDPIALFGAQAVGRSGGRLPMTIVGATDPVPVTYAVPMPSAQVKSAVLLAGLNAPGQTVVIEREATRDHTERMLAGFGAEISTEESEAGRVITLTGQPELTPQTIAVPRDPSSAAFPVAVALMVPGSDVLIPNIGLNPTRAGLFTTLREMGADLSFENERTEGGEPVADLRVRYGPLNGIRVPEHRAPSMIDEYPILSAIAATATGITEMPGIRELRVKESDRIDAMATGLRACGVTVDETEDSMTVQGLGPGGVPGGATCQSRLDHRIAMSFLCLGFAAQSPITVDDAGPVATSFPIFEALMTGLGAKLTHSDAS from the coding sequence TTGTCCGCACATGGCCCCGCCAAACCGATGACCGCCCACCCATCTGGCCCGCTTGCCGGAACCGCAGATGTGCCGGGTGACAAGTCAATCTCTCACCGGTCGCTGATCCTGGGCGCGATGTGTGTCGGCGAAACCCGGATCACCGGGCTGCTTGAGGGCGACGATGTGCTGGACACCGGCAAAGCGATGCGCGCTTTCGGGGCCGAGGTCGAACAGACCGGCCCGGGTGCGTGGCGGGTGCAGGGTGTCGGCGTTGGCGGCTTTGCCGAACCGGATGGCGTGATCGACAGCGGCAATTCGGGCACCGGCGTGCGGCTGATCATGGGCGCGATGGCGACCCAGCCGATCACCGCCACATTCACCGGCGATGCCAGCCTGAATTCCCGCCCGATGGCGCGGATCACCGATCCGATTGCCCTGTTCGGTGCGCAGGCCGTGGGGCGCAGCGGCGGGCGGCTGCCAATGACGATTGTTGGCGCGACGGACCCGGTGCCGGTGACCTACGCGGTGCCGATGCCCTCGGCCCAGGTGAAATCCGCCGTCCTGCTGGCCGGCCTCAACGCGCCAGGCCAGACTGTGGTGATCGAGCGTGAGGCGACCCGCGACCACACCGAACGCATGCTTGCGGGATTCGGGGCCGAGATCAGCACCGAAGAATCCGAAGCGGGCCGCGTCATCACCCTGACCGGCCAGCCCGAACTGACCCCGCAGACCATTGCCGTGCCACGCGATCCCTCCTCCGCCGCGTTTCCGGTGGCTGTGGCGCTGATGGTGCCCGGCTCGGACGTGCTGATCCCCAACATCGGGCTGAACCCGACCCGCGCCGGGCTGTTCACCACCCTGCGCGAGATGGGGGCGGATCTGAGTTTTGAGAACGAGCGTACGGAAGGCGGCGAACCTGTCGCAGACCTGCGCGTCCGCTATGGCCCGCTAAACGGTATTCGCGTGCCGGAACACCGCGCACCCAGCATGATCGACGAATACCCGATCCTGTCGGCGATCGCCGCAACCGCGACCGGCATCACCGAAATGCCGGGCATCCGGGAGTTACGGGTCAAGGAAAGCGACCGGATCGACGCCATGGCGACCGGCCTCAGGGCCTGCGGCGTCACGGTGGATGAAACCGAAGATTCGATGACCGTCCAAGGCCTTGGCCCCGGCGGCGTTCCCGGCGGCGCAACCTGCCAAAGCCGTCTGGATCACCGCATCGCCATGTCGTTCTTGTGCCTTGGTTTCGCTGCTCAGAGCCCGATCACAGTGGATGACGCAGGCCCGGTCGCAACCTCTTTCCCGATATTCGAGGCGTTGATGACAGGGCTTGGGGCCAAGTTAACGCATTCTGATGCAAGCTGA
- a CDS encoding LysR family transcriptional regulator, with amino-acid sequence MEQPETGPAGTATVAGMARLEWGDLAVILAIARGRGLSGAARSLGKTHSTVFRNINAIEARTGVRFFDRFSHGYAATDAARAAVAAAERIEEEVNALGVEVLGRDTRLSGRIRVTSPEAFAEDHAPGIIARFTRRHPDIQIDLSPGHGAVDLNRREAEVAIRATKAAPEASFGRRVCDFRFALYGTADCLRAMQGRPLAQCTFCLIEGIGLTFLPCYVGDADPRLERASDAIAGLDMSLWVLTHPDLQTTARVRALMSHLYEELTQNADLFSGRVKPPGRWNLLPATN; translated from the coding sequence ATGGAGCAACCCGAAACCGGCCCGGCAGGCACCGCAACCGTCGCGGGAATGGCGCGGTTGGAGTGGGGCGATCTTGCGGTGATCCTGGCCATCGCCCGTGGGCGCGGCTTGTCAGGGGCGGCGCGCAGTCTTGGCAAGACCCACAGCACTGTTTTCCGCAACATCAACGCCATCGAGGCGCGCACCGGCGTGCGCTTTTTCGACCGTTTCAGCCATGGCTATGCGGCCACCGACGCGGCGCGCGCCGCAGTGGCGGCGGCCGAGCGGATCGAGGAGGAGGTGAACGCCCTTGGCGTTGAGGTTCTGGGACGGGACACGCGCCTCAGCGGGCGGATCCGCGTCACCTCGCCCGAGGCTTTCGCCGAGGATCACGCGCCCGGCATCATCGCCCGGTTCACCCGCCGTCATCCCGACATCCAGATTGACCTGTCGCCCGGGCACGGCGCCGTCGATCTGAACCGGCGCGAGGCCGAGGTTGCCATCCGCGCCACCAAGGCCGCGCCCGAGGCAAGCTTTGGCCGCCGGGTCTGTGACTTCCGCTTTGCGTTATACGGCACCGCGGACTGCCTGCGCGCCATGCAGGGGCGGCCGTTGGCGCAATGTACCTTTTGCCTGATCGAGGGGATCGGCCTGACCTTCTTGCCCTGTTATGTCGGCGATGCCGATCCACGGCTGGAACGCGCCTCGGACGCCATCGCCGGACTTGATATGAGCCTGTGGGTTCTGACCCATCCTGATCTACAGACGACCGCCCGGGTCCGCGCCTTGATGAGCCATCTTTATGAGGAGCTGACGCAGAACGCCGACCTCTTTTCCGGTCGGGTCAAGCCGCCGGGCCGGTGGAACCTGTTGCCTGCGACGAACTGA
- the hrpB gene encoding ATP-dependent helicase HrpB, with protein sequence MTNAPLPIDDALPALLDALRASGRAVLQAPPGAGKTTRVPLAMLEAGLGPGRIVMLEPRRLAARSAAARMAETLAEPVGQTVGYRMRGDTKVSKATRIEVVTEGILTRMLQTDPSLERIAWLIFDEFHERSLNADLGLALAWEARQALRPDLGILVMSATLDAEPVAAMLDSAPVVTSQGQSFPVETIWQDAPAKKGVWLEDRVADQVLAALPATQGDVLVFLPGAREIHGVEARLRGQIGDVAVHPLFGAMPFKAQRAAIAAGPGRKVVLATSIAETSLTIEGVRVVVDAGLARRARYDPGSGMTRLVTERASRAEADQRRGRAGRVAPGVCFRMWTKGEAGAMPEFAPAEIETADLAGLALDLAAWGTDSTDQMAFLTPPPSGAWEQARDLLTSLRALDGAGRITDHGRTLAALPLHPRLGYMLTLAGAGAADLAAILSERDPLTHAPVDLSLRLEAVRDTRAYAARHPWPANPGAVAQIRDTAKRLRKAAPQAKAPPLSVQAALAYPDRIGLRRPGDDPRWLLSGGKGVAMAPDDPLAGARLIVATDTDGRARDARVRQAVTLPEADLRDAFADQIAWHDTCRWSRRTGRVEAGQEERFGALVLNARRWDDAPAEDVTTAMLDGVRDLGLGLSAKAKRFQARVEGARAGGAALPDCSDAALLETLEDWLAPFLGGVRSAADWRAFDTTEALAARLDHAQTQALNRAAPRRYETPLGRGVEVDYSGDAPEIAVKLQEMFGTTTHPVVAGQPLLITLLSPAGRPLQTTTDLPGFWRGAYGDVRKDMRGRYPRHPWPEEPWKAAPTARAKPRG encoded by the coding sequence ATGACCAACGCCCCGTTGCCCATCGACGATGCCCTGCCCGCCCTGCTGGACGCCTTGCGCGCCTCCGGTCGCGCCGTGCTGCAGGCCCCGCCGGGGGCGGGCAAGACGACGCGGGTGCCGCTGGCGATGCTGGAGGCCGGGTTGGGGCCGGGCCGGATCGTGATGCTGGAACCGCGCCGCCTGGCGGCCCGGTCTGCGGCGGCGCGGATGGCTGAGACGCTGGCAGAGCCGGTCGGACAAACGGTCGGCTATCGGATGCGGGGGGACACCAAGGTCTCTAAGGCGACCCGGATCGAGGTCGTGACCGAAGGCATCCTGACCCGGATGCTTCAGACTGATCCCTCGCTTGAAAGGATCGCTTGGCTGATCTTCGACGAATTCCACGAACGCAGCCTGAACGCCGATCTCGGCCTCGCGCTGGCGTGGGAGGCGCGACAAGCCCTGCGCCCCGATCTGGGCATTCTGGTGATGTCGGCCACGCTGGACGCGGAACCGGTGGCGGCAATGCTGGACTCGGCCCCGGTGGTGACGTCGCAAGGGCAGAGCTTTCCGGTTGAGACGATCTGGCAGGACGCGCCCGCGAAGAAAGGTGTCTGGCTGGAAGATCGCGTGGCCGATCAGGTGTTGGCCGCGCTGCCCGCGACCCAGGGCGACGTGCTGGTTTTCCTGCCCGGCGCGCGAGAGATTCACGGGGTTGAAGCACGGCTGCGGGGGCAGATCGGCGATGTCGCGGTGCATCCGCTTTTCGGCGCGATGCCGTTCAAGGCCCAGCGCGCGGCGATTGCCGCCGGGCCGGGCCGCAAGGTGGTGCTGGCGACCTCGATCGCCGAAACCAGCCTGACCATCGAAGGCGTGCGCGTGGTGGTGGACGCCGGGCTGGCGCGCCGCGCGCGCTATGATCCCGGATCGGGCATGACCCGCCTCGTGACCGAGCGCGCCAGCCGGGCCGAGGCGGATCAGCGCCGGGGCCGCGCCGGGCGGGTGGCGCCGGGCGTTTGCTTTCGGATGTGGACGAAGGGAGAGGCGGGCGCGATGCCCGAGTTTGCCCCGGCCGAGATCGAGACCGCCGATCTGGCAGGCCTCGCGCTGGACCTCGCCGCATGGGGAACCGACAGCACGGACCAGATGGCGTTTCTGACACCGCCGCCCTCCGGCGCATGGGAACAGGCGCGCGACCTGCTGACCTCGCTCCGGGCGCTGGATGGGGCCGGGCGGATCACCGACCACGGGCGAACGCTGGCCGCGCTGCCGCTGCACCCGCGTCTGGGTTACATGCTGACACTCGCCGGGGCCGGGGCTGCCGACCTCGCCGCGATCTTGTCAGAGCGGGACCCCCTGACACATGCGCCGGTCGACCTGTCGCTGCGTCTTGAGGCTGTGCGCGATACCCGCGCCTATGCCGCCCGCCACCCATGGCCCGCCAACCCCGGCGCGGTGGCGCAGATCAGGGACACAGCCAAGCGCCTGCGCAAAGCTGCACCACAAGCCAAGGCACCGCCGCTTTCTGTCCAGGCCGCATTGGCCTATCCCGACCGGATTGGTCTTCGTCGCCCGGGGGATGACCCGCGCTGGCTGTTGTCGGGCGGCAAAGGCGTGGCGATGGCGCCCGACGATCCGCTGGCGGGCGCGCGGCTGATCGTGGCCACTGACACGGACGGGCGCGCCAGGGACGCGCGCGTGCGGCAGGCCGTGACACTTCCCGAGGCTGATTTGCGCGATGCTTTCGCCGATCAGATCGCCTGGCACGACACCTGCCGCTGGTCCCGCCGCACCGGCCGGGTCGAGGCGGGGCAGGAAGAACGCTTTGGCGCGCTGGTGCTGAACGCGCGCCGTTGGGACGATGCGCCCGCCGAGGATGTGACCACCGCAATGCTGGACGGGGTGCGCGATCTGGGGCTGGGCCTGTCGGCCAAGGCAAAGCGGTTTCAGGCACGGGTGGAAGGCGCGCGGGCTGGCGGGGCGGCGCTGCCCGATTGCTCGGACGCCGCACTTCTGGAAACGTTGGAAGACTGGCTCGCCCCGTTCCTTGGCGGAGTGCGCAGTGCCGCCGACTGGCGGGCGTTTGACACGACCGAGGCATTGGCCGCGCGGCTGGATCACGCGCAAACGCAGGCGCTGAACCGCGCCGCACCGCGCCGGTACGAAACGCCACTTGGGCGCGGGGTCGAGGTCGATTATTCCGGCGACGCACCCGAGATTGCCGTGAAACTGCAAGAGATGTTCGGCACCACCACCCATCCCGTGGTGGCCGGGCAACCCCTGCTGATCACGCTGCTGTCACCCGCCGGGCGGCCCTTGCAGACCACGACCGACCTGCCGGGGTTCTGGCGCGGGGCTTATGGCGACGTTCGCAAAGACATGCGCGGACGCTATCCCAGGCATCCCTGGCCAGAAGAACCCTGGAAGGCCGCGCCAACCGCGCGGGCAAAGCCGAGGGGCTGA
- the meaB gene encoding methylmalonyl Co-A mutase-associated GTPase MeaB, whose amino-acid sequence MKADANTLADQVIAGDRRALARAITVVESDRADHRANALRLIEAAQASGRQALRIGLSGTPGVGKSTFIEAFGMHLIDRGLRVAVLAVDPSSARTGGSILGDKTRMDRLVRQPGAFIRPSPSRSTLGGVARRTREAILLVEAAGYDVVLIETVGVGQSETMVAGMSDIFTLLIGPGGGDELQGVKRGIMEIADIVLVNKADGALKPVAERTRADYAAALRLMRRAGDGPKGFPCVLTTSALENTGVSAAWEQMQALADWRRGHGVWDRTRAEQARLWFEEDLRAGLLARLTADPDLATQMAALGDQVQAGRTAPSAAAAALLNHLAAGEKKRLTPVLTPFTARTKPGL is encoded by the coding sequence ATGAAAGCTGACGCCAACACCCTTGCAGACCAGGTCATCGCGGGCGACCGCCGCGCGCTGGCCCGCGCGATCACGGTTGTCGAAAGTGACCGCGCCGATCACCGAGCCAATGCGTTGCGCCTGATCGAAGCGGCGCAGGCCAGCGGTCGGCAAGCATTGCGGATCGGCCTGTCGGGAACGCCCGGTGTCGGCAAATCGACGTTTATCGAGGCGTTCGGGATGCATCTGATCGACCGTGGCCTGCGGGTAGCCGTGCTGGCGGTCGACCCCTCTTCGGCCCGCACCGGTGGCTCGATCCTTGGCGACAAGACGCGGATGGACCGGCTGGTGCGGCAACCCGGGGCGTTCATCCGGCCGTCGCCCAGTCGTTCGACCCTCGGAGGCGTCGCACGGCGCACCCGCGAAGCGATTCTGCTGGTCGAGGCGGCGGGATATGATGTGGTTCTGATCGAGACTGTCGGCGTCGGGCAATCCGAAACCATGGTCGCTGGGATGAGCGATATTTTCACCCTGTTGATCGGCCCCGGCGGCGGGGACGAATTGCAGGGCGTCAAACGCGGCATCATGGAGATTGCCGACATCGTGCTGGTCAACAAGGCCGACGGCGCGCTGAAACCGGTGGCCGAGCGGACCCGCGCCGATTATGCCGCCGCCCTGCGCCTGATGCGCCGGGCTGGCGATGGGCCAAAGGGGTTTCCCTGCGTGCTGACAACCTCGGCCCTTGAAAACACGGGTGTTTCTGCGGCGTGGGAACAGATGCAGGCGCTGGCCGACTGGCGGCGCGGGCATGGCGTCTGGGACCGGACGCGCGCCGAACAGGCCCGGTTGTGGTTTGAAGAGGATCTGCGCGCGGGTCTTTTGGCGCGGTTGACGGCTGACCCGGATCTGGCCACCCAGATGGCCGCGCTGGGGGATCAGGTTCAGGCGGGCCGCACAGCACCTTCGGCTGCAGCCGCCGCACTTCTGAACCATCTGGCGGCGGGCGAAAAAAAACGCCTGACTCCCGTCTTGACGCCTTTCACTGCCCGCACTAAACCCGGCCTCTGA
- the rpmB gene encoding 50S ribosomal protein L28: MSRRCELTGKGPMVGNNVSHAKNRTRRRFLPNLNDVSLMSETLGRTFKLRISASALRTVDHRGGLDGFMAKAKEAELSPTALKIKKDIEKAQAAA; this comes from the coding sequence ATGTCGCGCCGCTGTGAATTGACCGGAAAAGGCCCGATGGTTGGTAACAACGTCAGCCACGCCAAGAACCGCACCCGCCGCCGGTTTCTGCCGAACCTGAATGACGTCAGCCTGATGTCCGAAACGCTGGGCCGCACCTTCAAGCTGCGCATTTCGGCCTCGGCCCTGCGCACGGTGGATCACCGTGGCGGGCTGGACGGCTTCATGGCCAAGGCGAAAGAGGCGGAACTGTCGCCCACCGCGCTGAAGATCAAGAAAGACATCGAAAAGGCCCAGGCCGCCGCCTGA
- a CDS encoding IS3 family transposase → MGQADPQRKPELLKAQGLTTGELRQAVIHTRQKLATSERRTCRVVGLARSSLQYRPAPKDDDALRLALIRLAKQYGRYGYRKVSELLRIEGWRVNHKKVERLWQEEGLQLPQRHRKRRRLYHKDSSIIRLRPTHPNHIWSIDFVHDKLSNGRSYKMLTVLDEYTRQALAVEVRSRMGAEDVLEELYPLLLCHGTPEYIRSDNGPEFVAKAMQEWLVRVGVRPIRIYPGSPWENGYNERFNGTLRHEILNAEWFTTTKQAQIVINHWLKQYNHTRPHQALNMRPPMPETLIRNGPELGG, encoded by the coding sequence ATTGGACAAGCTGATCCTCAAAGAAAGCCTGAACTACTTAAAGCCCAGGGCCTGACGACTGGGGAGCTCCGTCAGGCCGTTATTCATACGCGCCAAAAGCTCGCGACCTCGGAGCGGAGGACCTGCCGGGTCGTCGGTCTGGCGCGAAGCTCTCTGCAATATCGACCCGCGCCAAAAGACGATGATGCTCTACGGCTCGCTTTGATCCGCCTGGCCAAGCAATATGGGCGCTACGGCTATCGTAAAGTTTCGGAACTCCTGCGCATCGAGGGCTGGCGGGTCAATCATAAGAAGGTTGAGCGTCTCTGGCAGGAAGAAGGACTGCAACTCCCGCAGCGGCACAGGAAGCGCAGACGGCTTTATCACAAGGACAGCTCGATCATTCGCCTCAGGCCGACGCATCCGAACCACATCTGGAGCATCGACTTCGTTCACGACAAGCTCAGCAATGGCCGGAGCTACAAGATGCTGACCGTTCTGGATGAGTACACCCGGCAGGCCCTGGCCGTGGAAGTTCGCAGCAGGATGGGCGCCGAAGATGTTCTGGAGGAGCTATATCCGCTGCTCCTCTGCCATGGCACGCCGGAGTATATCCGCTCCGACAACGGCCCAGAGTTCGTAGCCAAGGCGATGCAGGAGTGGTTGGTTCGCGTTGGTGTTCGACCAATTAGAATCTATCCGGGGTCCCCTTGGGAAAACGGATACAACGAGAGGTTCAACGGCACTCTCCGGCACGAGATCCTCAACGCTGAATGGTTCACAACAACGAAACAGGCACAGATCGTCATCAATCATTGGCTTAAGCAGTACAACCACACACGTCCGCACCAGGCTCTGAACATGCGACCACCAATGCCAGAAACTCTAATCAGAAATGGCCCAGAACTTGGGGGCTAG
- a CDS encoding transposase, translating into MARKRHSDEDVLKLLREIELKLTGGSDVASACRSVGISDATYYNWRKRFGGMGRSQLSEMRSLEKENGRLKKIVAELELDKLILKESLNYLKPRA; encoded by the coding sequence ATGGCACGGAAACGGCATTCGGACGAAGATGTATTGAAGCTGCTGCGTGAGATTGAGCTGAAGCTGACGGGAGGAAGTGACGTTGCATCGGCGTGTCGTAGCGTCGGCATCAGCGATGCGACATATTACAACTGGCGGAAACGGTTTGGTGGTATGGGACGGTCGCAGTTGTCGGAGATGCGCAGCCTGGAAAAGGAGAATGGGCGTCTCAAGAAGATCGTCGCTGAGCTTGAATTGGACAAGCTGATCCTCAAAGAAAGCCTGAACTACTTAAAGCCCAGGGCCTGA
- a CDS encoding helix-turn-helix domain-containing protein — protein MSPLKVNLKTHRLKAGLTQAELAETIEVSRKTINTVENGIFVPSTILSLKLARQLGVPVEDLFQLPD, from the coding sequence ATGAGTCCCCTCAAGGTCAACCTTAAAACGCATCGGCTGAAGGCTGGGCTGACCCAAGCAGAGCTTGCCGAAACTATCGAAGTCAGCAGAAAAACCATCAACACTGTGGAAAACGGTATCTTTGTCCCCTCAACAATTCTGTCTCTGAAGCTGGCAAGGCAGCTCGGAGTTCCAGTGGAAGATCTTTTTCAGCTGCCTGATTGA
- a CDS encoding GFA family protein — MFVCKCNCGSVAFEIKAPASDIYLCHCSICRRFSGSSGIAVVVLKNKDFKWLSGQEEIKVWKKPDADWEANFCSTCGSALPGKNDNEHMFVPAGMLPNDIKDLEVKHHIFVGSRASWDKIGDAGKLHEGPFGGLC; from the coding sequence ATGTTTGTGTGCAAGTGCAATTGTGGTTCGGTAGCGTTTGAAATCAAAGCGCCCGCTTCGGACATCTATTTGTGTCATTGTAGCATCTGCCGGAGGTTTTCGGGAAGCAGTGGAATTGCTGTTGTCGTCTTGAAAAACAAAGATTTCAAATGGCTGAGTGGCCAAGAAGAAATCAAGGTTTGGAAAAAACCAGACGCCGATTGGGAAGCCAATTTCTGCTCAACCTGCGGTTCGGCGCTTCCTGGCAAGAATGACAACGAGCACATGTTCGTTCCGGCGGGAATGCTTCCGAACGATATCAAGGATTTGGAAGTCAAACATCACATCTTTGTCGGATCACGCGCGAGTTGGGACAAAATAGGTGATGCTGGCAAACTGCATGAAGGGCCCTTCGGCGGATTGTGTTGA
- a CDS encoding universal stress protein: MFKNVVVGIDGSESSENGLRLAFDLAQKYGSEIHLVHTPQPHTVAFALGAVSGYHAATTMPSAEEVQKAGDRILDEGKAIAQELGQTIKHTYMKRGDPADEIIACANNCNADLIVTGRRGLGSVGALVHGSTSLKVSHNAKCACLTVV, translated from the coding sequence ATGTTCAAGAATGTCGTTGTTGGCATCGACGGATCCGAATCTTCAGAAAACGGCCTGCGCCTGGCCTTTGATCTGGCCCAGAAATACGGGTCCGAGATTCATCTGGTACATACGCCGCAACCTCATACCGTGGCCTTCGCCCTGGGCGCGGTTTCAGGGTATCACGCGGCAACCACGATGCCCTCGGCTGAAGAGGTGCAGAAGGCTGGTGACAGAATCCTTGATGAGGGCAAGGCGATTGCGCAGGAGCTTGGTCAGACGATCAAGCATACCTATATGAAACGCGGCGATCCCGCGGATGAGATCATCGCCTGCGCAAACAACTGCAATGCCGACCTGATCGTGACCGGGCGGCGCGGTCTGGGCAGCGTCGGTGCGCTGGTCCACGGCAGTACATCGCTGAAGGTCAGCCACAATGCAAAATGCGCCTGCCTGACGGTGGTCTAG
- a CDS encoding acyl-CoA thioesterase: MLNFGDCDISGTAYYPAYLNILNGVNEEFWLHLGWPWHKIIWEERWGTPTVHISSDFSSPSFFGEELEFEVTVLKVGRSSATFHHDISCKGQKRWSSTQVLAASYLDKHCSIPWPEDVKAALLACVPSKG, from the coding sequence ATGCTGAATTTCGGCGATTGCGATATCTCGGGCACCGCCTATTACCCGGCGTACCTCAACATCCTGAATGGCGTGAACGAGGAATTCTGGCTGCACCTCGGCTGGCCCTGGCACAAGATCATCTGGGAAGAACGCTGGGGCACGCCGACGGTGCATATCTCATCAGATTTTTCCAGCCCGTCGTTTTTCGGAGAGGAGCTGGAGTTCGAGGTGACGGTGCTGAAAGTCGGGCGAAGCTCGGCCACGTTTCACCATGATATCAGTTGCAAGGGACAGAAGAGATGGTCCAGCACGCAGGTGCTGGCGGCGTCCTATCTGGACAAGCACTGCTCGATCCCCTGGCCCGAGGATGTGAAGGCGGCGCTGCTGGCCTGTGTGCCGTCCAAGGGATGA
- a CDS encoding IS1182 family transposase yields MMGPRQEAQAALFYEFSLEDHVPQDHLLRSIDRFVDLSSIRAHLADFYSHTGRPSIDPELLIRMLIVGYCFGIRSERRLCEEVHLNLAYRWFCRLDLADRVPDHSTFSKNRHGRFRESELLRHLFETTVARCIAEGLVSGQRLAVDASLIEADANKQYSAPKEEWDIARIDADAAPRAVREYLDTLDEAAFGAATPVEPKFTSYSDPASQWTAARKGPAFFAYSDNYLIDTDHGVIVDVEATRSIRQAEVGSTKTMLKRAKERFDLHPERLIADTAYGSGPMLGWLVGEKIAPHIPVFDKAGRTDGTWSRADFEWDAENNQYICPEGEALKQFRRNYSDPNRGPTGKGVAKYQALKHTCQSCPSKPKCCPNADARKITREEHEDARDIARAIAKTPQYKISVKLRKKVEMLFAHLKRILGLGRLRLRGPCGANDEFLLAATAQNLRKLAKIFPAPQQTRKA; encoded by the coding sequence ATGATGGGACCGAGGCAGGAAGCACAGGCGGCGCTGTTCTATGAGTTCTCGCTGGAAGACCATGTCCCGCAAGATCACCTGCTGCGATCGATTGATCGTTTCGTCGATCTGAGCAGCATCCGCGCCCATCTTGCCGATTTCTACAGCCACACCGGTCGTCCTTCGATCGATCCTGAACTGCTGATCCGGATGCTGATCGTCGGTTACTGCTTCGGCATCCGGTCCGAGCGGCGGCTCTGTGAAGAGGTACACTTGAACCTCGCGTACAGGTGGTTTTGTCGGCTCGACCTGGCCGATCGGGTGCCGGATCACTCGACCTTTTCAAAGAACCGGCATGGTCGGTTCCGCGAGAGTGAGCTGCTGCGCCATCTCTTCGAGACCACGGTCGCGCGATGCATCGCCGAAGGTCTCGTCAGCGGTCAGCGCCTGGCCGTCGATGCCAGCTTGATCGAGGCGGATGCCAACAAGCAGTACTCTGCGCCAAAGGAAGAATGGGACATTGCGCGGATCGATGCAGACGCTGCACCCCGCGCGGTCCGCGAGTATCTCGACACTCTGGATGAGGCCGCATTCGGAGCAGCGACACCGGTCGAGCCAAAGTTCACGTCCTATTCCGACCCAGCCAGCCAGTGGACGGCGGCGCGTAAGGGTCCCGCATTTTTTGCCTACTCCGACAACTATCTCATCGATACCGATCATGGTGTCATCGTCGACGTGGAAGCGACACGGTCGATCCGTCAAGCCGAGGTGGGGTCAACCAAGACGATGCTGAAGCGGGCCAAAGAGCGCTTCGATCTTCATCCCGAACGGCTGATCGCCGACACCGCCTACGGATCGGGACCCATGCTCGGATGGCTGGTGGGTGAAAAGATCGCACCGCACATCCCGGTCTTCGACAAAGCCGGGCGCACCGATGGCACCTGGTCCCGAGCTGACTTCGAATGGGATGCCGAGAACAATCAATACATCTGCCCGGAAGGCGAGGCTCTGAAGCAGTTCCGCCGAAACTACTCCGACCCCAATCGCGGCCCAACCGGCAAGGGCGTGGCCAAGTACCAAGCGCTGAAGCACACCTGCCAATCCTGTCCTTCCAAGCCGAAGTGCTGCCCGAATGCCGACGCCCGTAAGATCACCCGTGAGGAACATGAGGACGCTCGCGACATCGCCCGCGCAATCGCCAAAACGCCGCAATACAAGATCTCGGTGAAGCTCCGGAAGAAGGTCGAAATGCTCTTTGCCCACCTCAAGCGCATTCTCGGCCTGGGACGGCTCCGATTACGTGGACCATGCGGCGCAAATGACGAATTCCTGCTCGCCGCCACTGCCCAAAACCTTCGCAAACTGGCAAAGATCTTTCCTGCACCGCAGCAAACGCGCAAAGCCTGA
- a CDS encoding nitroreductase has translation MPAPNPDALDFLLTRRSRPAKTLIGPAPDRAALEPILTAALRSPDHGKLEPWRLIVLERPALQRLSEAVTDLGADQERPAEAVAKMAAQFAMAELAVAVVAAPVPSPKVPEVEQLHSAGAVCLSLLNAALAAGWGANWLTGWAAHERGFVEPHLGLAAQETIAGFIHIGTETNAPPERPRPDPAAKVSWVSQ, from the coding sequence ATGCCTGCACCAAACCCAGACGCGCTCGACTTTCTGCTGACCCGCCGCTCGCGGCCTGCGAAAACCCTTATCGGGCCGGCGCCAGACCGCGCCGCGTTGGAGCCGATCCTGACGGCCGCGCTGCGTTCGCCCGATCACGGCAAACTGGAACCCTGGCGATTGATCGTGCTGGAGCGCCCCGCGCTGCAGCGCCTGTCCGAAGCCGTCACCGACCTTGGCGCCGATCAGGAGCGCCCGGCCGAGGCTGTTGCCAAGATGGCCGCGCAGTTCGCCATGGCCGAGCTTGCCGTGGCGGTTGTCGCCGCGCCCGTCCCTTCCCCCAAAGTGCCCGAAGTTGAACAGTTGCATTCCGCCGGGGCTGTGTGCCTGTCATTGCTCAACGCCGCACTTGCGGCGGGCTGGGGCGCGAACTGGCTGACGGGTTGGGCCGCGCATGAGCGTGGTTTTGTCGAACCGCATCTTGGGCTGGCCGCGCAGGAAACCATAGCCGGGTTCATTCACATCGGCACCGAGACCAACGCGCCCCCGGAACGCCCGCGCCCTGATCCGGCGGCAAAGGTGTCCTGGGTGTCGCAATGA